Genomic segment of Sander vitreus isolate 19-12246 unplaced genomic scaffold, sanVit1 ctg349_0, whole genome shotgun sequence:
TCACTTCTCAGGAAGTGAGACTCAGACAGTCGTCACTGAGCGAGAGGTGAAATGGCGCAGAAAGGAGTTCAGCTGGACCGGGAAACCTTCTCTTGTTCCATCTGTCTGGATCTACTGAAGGATCCGGTGACTACTCCCTGTGGACACAACTACTGCATGAACTGTATTAAAAGCCACTGGGATGAAGAGGATCGTAAGTACAGCTACAGCTGTCCTCAGTGCAGGAAGACGTTCACACCGAGGCCTGACCTGCTGAAAAACACCATGTTAGCAGATTTAgtggaggagctgaagaagaCTGGACTCCAAGCTGCTCCTGCTGATCACTGCTATGCTGGAGCTGAAGATGTGGCCTGTGATGTCTGCACCGGGAGAAAACTCAAAGCACACAAGTCCTGTCTCGTCTGTCTGGCCTCTTTCTGTGAGAAACACCTTCAGCTTCATTATGAATCAGAGACATTCAAGAAACACAAGCTGGTGGAGCCGTCCAAGAAGCTCCCGGAGAACGTCTGCTCTCATCACGATGAGGTGATGAAGATTTTCTGCCGTACTGATCAGCAGCTTATCTGTTCTCTCTGCTTAATGGATGAACATAAAGGCCACAACACAgtctcagctgcagcagagagagctgagaggcagagagagctcGAGGGGAGTCGACAAAACATCCAGCAGAGAAtccaggacagagagaaagatgtgaaGCTGCTTCAACAGCAGGCGGAGGCCATCAATCTCTCTGCTGATAAAGCAGTGGAGGACAGCGAGAAGATCTTCACCGAGCTGATCCGTCTCCTGGAGAAAAGAAGCTCTGATGTGAAGCAGCAGGTCAGATCCCAGCAGAAAAGTGACGTGAGTCGAGTCAAAGAGCTCcaggagaagctggagcaggagatcactgagctgaagaggaaagacgctgagctgaagaagctctcacacacagaggatcACAGCCAGTTTCTACACAACTACCCCTCACTGTCACCACTCAGCCAATCTACATCCAGCATTCAGATCCGTCCTCTGAGCTGCTTTGAGGACGTGACGGCGGTCGTGTCAGAAGTCAGAGATAAACTACAGGACGTCCTGAGAGAGGAGTGGACAAACGTCTCACTGACAGGGACTGAAGTGGACGTTTTACTGCCACAACCAGAGCCCAAGACCAGAGCTGGATTCTT
This window contains:
- the LOC144513811 gene encoding tripartite motif-containing protein 16-like, which produces MAQKGVQLDRETFSCSICLDLLKDPVTTPCGHNYCMNCIKSHWDEEDRKYSYSCPQCRKTFTPRPDLLKNTMLADLVEELKKTGLQAAPADHCYAGAEDVACDVCTGRKLKAHKSCLVCLASFCEKHLQLHYESETFKKHKLVEPSKKLPENVCSHHDEVMKIFCRTDQQLICSLCLMDEHKGHNTVSAAAERAERQRELEGSRQNIQQRIQDREKDVKLLQQQAEAINLSADKAVEDSEKIFTELIRLLEKRSSDVKQQVRSQQKSDVSRVKELQEKLEQEITELKRKDAELKKLSHTEDHSQFLHNYPSLSPLSQSTSSIQIRPLSCFEDVTAVVSEVRDKLQDVLREEWTNVSLTGTEVDVLLPQPEPKTRAGFLKYSREITLDPNTANTQLLLSEENRKATVMSQHQSYSSHPDRFTDWPQVLSRESLTGRCYWEVETRGRVYVAVAYKNISRAGRSDECRFGYNDKSWALYCTNNIYTFYFNKVQTPVSGPGSSRVGVYLDHSAGILSFYSVSGTMTLLHRVQTTFTQPLYAGLMFYYWSGVSAELCKLK